Genomic window (Lewinellaceae bacterium):
GGTGGATTTCCATGGTGCGTGCATCGATATGAGGTTCGAGTGCATCATAAGCATAAGGCAGATCGGGAAGTTTAAAAGCCATAATATGGATCTTTTGATTATTAAGGAATGGTTTTTCTGTTTTTCAATACAACGTTCTCTTAAATAATAAGTTTACGGCCAGGGTGAGCGCCAGGGGCGCTTTCTTGTATTTTTTTCTAAATAGCCGTATGGCCCCCGCCAAAGAAAGGCCGCCCGGCTCTCATTTTCTACCTTCAGGCCAGGATTTTTCAACCTTCATGCTGTACCTTTAGGGCGGTGAAAGCTATTCGCCGAAGTCCGAACGATGGACAGAAGTTGCCTTGGGGTGTACGGTGTACGGGCTCAGCTGTAGCAGAAGGGAGGGTGTACGGGCTCGCCAGAACCGCGGCAGGAAACCCCATTGGCTATCCAACCGCAAAACAATAACCGTAGTGAAACTATCAAAATGATTAATCCATAACTTATGACCCTCAACCGCCCTACATTGATCGCGCTTCTTCTTGCCTCTCATTTCGCTTCCGCCCAGGTGAAAGTTCCGGAAAGGCTGATATTCCCCTCTCCTTACGAGATGGAGGATTATGCGGAATACCCGGAGGATGCCTACCTGCCGGTATCGAGAGAGAGCATGGAAACTTCGCCGGCTTATCGGATTTCAGGCCCGTCTTTCACGGCGGTTCAGGTGAACATCAACCAAGCCGGGGAGAATATGTTGGGAGATGCCGCCAACGAGCCTTCCATTTCGGTAAGCCCGGTTGACCCTTCGCTTATGGTCATCGGCTGGCGGCAGTTTGACCAGGTCAGCAGCAATTTCCGGCAGGCCGGCTTTGCTTATTCGGAAGACGCGGGGTTGAACTGGGTCTTTCCCGGCGTCATCGAACCCGGCGTTTTCCGTTCCGACCCGGTGCTCGGCGTCGATAGCGATGGCACCTTTTACTACAATAGCTTGACTGCAGTGGGCAGTGAATTCTCCTGCGATGTTTACAAGTCGGCCGGCCTTGGGGCATGGGATGTAGGCACAGATGCCTTCGGAGGCGATAAACAATGGATGGCCATCGACCGGACGGGGGGGGAAACCGATGGCAATATTTATGCCTATTGGAATCAAAATTTCACCATTTGCCCCGGAGGGATGTTCACGCGGTCGACCGACAAGGGGTTGAGTTACGATGATTGCGTGACGGTGCCGCAACAACCAGTCTGGGGTACGTTGGCAGTTGGGCCCGAGGGGGAAGTATATGCCAGTGGCATTTCAAATACCGGCAGGCTGATGGTAGCCAAATCATCCAATGCAGGCAATCCGGATGAGGCGCTCGCCTGGGACTTTGCCACGGAAGTAAACCTTGACGGCCTGCCGGTGGCCTTTTCCGACCCCAATCCTATGGGCCTGCTCGGGCAGGTTTGGATTAGCGTAGATCATTCCGAAGGAGCTACCCACGGCAACGTGTATTTACTCTGTTCGGTTGGCCGTTTTTCCACCCCGGATGTGCTGGATGTCATGTTTGCCCGCAGTACGGATGGGGGCCTTACCTGGAGTGATCCAGTAAGGATCAATGACGATAGCGATCCGGCCGCCTACCAGTGGTTTGGCACCATGGCGGTGGCGCCCGACGGGCGCATTGACGCAGTGTGGCTGGATACGCGCGACGATCCGGGCGGGTTCCAGTCCTCCCTGTACCACTCCTTTTCTATCGACGGCGGCCTCAGCTGGAGCGCCAACGAGCAGCTGTCGGAATCATTCGACCCTCAGATTGGCTGGCCAAACCAGGCTAAAATGGGCGACTATTTTGATATGATGTCCGACGCAAATGGCGCCCACCTGGCCTGGGCCGCCACCTTCAACGGCGAGCAGGATGTCTATTATGGGTTTATTCCGTTTGATAAGATGGTGAGTACAGAAGAACCCAGGGTAGAAGAAAAGCCCCTGTTTTCGCTGGCGCAGAATTTCCCCAATCCGTTTGGCGGTTCTACTTCGATTACCTATGCTTTGAGAAAAAAAAGCAGGGTCATCCTGGAAGTGTTTAATAAGCTGGGCCAACGAGTGGCACTACTGGAAAACGGAGAAAGGCCGGCCGGCGAATATACGCTGGCCTGGGACGGGCGAGGCGATCAGGGAAGACCATTGCCTGACGGAGCCTATTTTTACCGCCTGACCGTCGGAGAGCGGGATGCGGCAACCAAGCGCATGGTGTTGATGCAAGGAAAATAGAAAGGATTCGCAACCATTATTAGGTGGGCGTGATGCTTTTCCCGTAAAAACACAAAATCCGCACTTACCTTTCGTGGAATTTCGTGTTTTTGTGTTTTAGTGGCGAGAAAAGGCATTATGCCCTCCGTTCAGTTATAAACAATTTTACTCAACATGGAATATAGAAAAGAAAAAGACAGCCTCGGCTACGTAGATGTGCCCGCCGACAAATACTGGGCGGCCCAAACCCAGCGCTCTTCCGAAAACTTCAGGATCGGCGGCCACCGCATGCCGGAGGAAGTAATCCGCGCCTTCGCCATCCTCAAAAAGGCGGCCGCCTTGACGAACCTGGACCTCGGCGTCCTGGAAAAAGAAAAAGCCGATGCCATGGCCCAGGTTTGCGATGAGATACTGGCCGGCAAACTGGAGGATCAGTTCCCCCTGGTGGTGTGGCAGACCGGCTCCGGCACCCAGTCCAACATGAACGTCAACGAGGTGGTGGCCAACCGGGCCCACGTGCTGCATGGAGGCAAGCTTACGGACGAGAAGAAGTTCCTCCATCCCAACGACGACGTCAACAAATCGCAGTCCTCCAACGACACCTTTCCTACGGCCATGCACATCGCCGCCTATAAGATACTGGTGGAAACCACCATCCCCGGCATCGAAGCGCTGCGGGACACCCTGAAGGAGAAGTCGGAAAAATATATGGACGTGGTCAAGATCGGCCGCACCCACTTCATGGATGCCACGCCGGTGACCGTAGGCCAGGAGCTTTCCGGCTACGTGGCGCAACTGAACCACGGCCTGCGGGCCATCCGCAACAGCCTGCCCCACCTGGCGGAACTGGCCCTGGGCGGCACTGCCGTCGGCACCGGCCTGAACGCGCCGAAGGGTTACGATGAAAAGGTAGCCGCCAAGATCGCCGAGCTCACCGGCCTGCCCTTCGTGACTGCCCCCAACAAGTTCGAATCTCTGGCTGCCCACGACGCCATCGTCGAATCCCACGGCGCCCTGAAGACCGTGGCCGTCTCCCTGATGAAGATCGGCAACGACATCCGAATGCTGGCTTCCGGCCCGCGCTGCGGCATCGGCGAGCTGATCATTCCCGCCAACGAACCAGGCTCTTCCATCATGCCGGGAAAGGTAAACCCCACCCAGTCGGAAGCCCTCACCATGGCCATGGCTCAGGTGATGGGCAACGACGTGGCCATCAACATCGGCGGCATGACCGGCCAGTTCGAACTCAACGTCTTCAAACCCCTGATGATTTTCAATTTCCTCACTTCGGCCCGCCTCATCGGCGACGCCTGCAACAGCTTCAACGAACACTGCGCCGTGGGCATCGAGCCCAACTACAGCCGCATCAAGGAAAACCTCAACAACTCGCTGATGCTGGTCACCGCCCTCAATACGCACATCGGCTACGACAAGGCGGCGGAAATCGCCAAGAAGGCGCATAAGGAGGACAAGACGCTGAAAGCGGCGGCGATGGAACTGGGGTATCTGACCGAGGAGCAGTTCGATGAGTGGGTGAGGCCGGAGGGGATGGTTTAGGAGGAGTATTGCCTGTGTACGGTGTACGTGCCGGCAGGGGGCTGTGGGTGTACGGTGTACGTGCCGGCAGGGGGCTGTGGGTGTACGGTGTACGTGCCGGCAGGGGGCTGTGGGTGTACGGTGTACGTGCCGGCAGGGGGCTGTGAGGTGTACGGTGTACGTGCCGGACAGGGGGCTGTGAGGTGTACGGGCTTTGGACGGGCTTCCTTCAGGTGGCCCGTAAAAAAGATAAAACGGTAGCTGGGCAGTGTTTGGTGTACGAAGCCAAGTAGGAGCACGGTGGTGTACGGTGTACGTGCCTTGTGGGAACCTGTGGGCGTAGGATGTACGGGATGGCGATAATATGCCTTGGCGGCCTTTGGGCCTAAAGGGCCATGCTTTGGATAAGTTTCAACAAGAACGCGTTTGAAAATCGCAACCAAACGCTGGAAGGGCTTTCACAACTCTGGGGTTATTGAAATAGTTTGTAAATTAGGCAAGTGATTAACCAGGAAGCAAAAAACTAAGGATGGGAGAATCCAGAATATACGATATCGCGGACATACACGAAGATGTGCTTGAGTTTTTGTTGAACTTTCGGGAAGAGAAAGAGCGGCAGGATTTTTATTTTTTGTTGCGCCCGGATGATTCTGAAAGAAACCACGAAGCTTTAAAAAAAGGATGGTGGTTTGGTGGGAATGAAACATTCCTCAATTTATTTTTTGCAATATACTAACTGAGGGGTGGGCATAATGCCAATTTAGAGCTTTGATCCACCCCCTAACCCCCGCCAGCGGGGGACATTTTCCCGAGTTTAGCCGTGCGTCGGGGGGTGGAATTTATAGGTAAAAACCCATTATGCCCACTCCTCATATACTAACTACCCCATCAGCCCGGCCTCCTCCAGAATGCCTTTTACCTCCTCCTTCTGCTGCCCGCTCAGCTCCGGCAGCGGGCTTCTGACGAACCCGCCCCGGTAGCCCCGCAGAGTGCAGGCATACTTGAGCCCGGCGACGCCGTAGGCAGCAGTTACGGCCTGGTTGACGGGGAACAAACGGCGGTAAAAGGCTTCCGCTTCCGTTTTCTGTCCCTTATCAAACAATTCCTGTACGCGCACACACTCCGCGGGAGCGCAGTTGGCCAGGGCCATGATGGCTGCACGGACGCCCAGCGCCAGAGCGGGATACCAGGCGGAAGCCGTACCGACCAGGATGTTGAAATCCCCGGCGGCGGCTTTCTGGTACTGCACCAGTTGGGGGATGCTGCCGGAGCTGTCTTTCATTCCAATAATATTCGGATGCTTGCTGAGTTCACCCACTGCCCGTGGCGAGAGGTTGACGCCGGTATATTTGGTGACGTTGTACATTAGCACGGGAATGGGCGAAGCATCGGCGATGGCCTGGAAGTGGCGAATCTGGGCGTCGTCTTTCATCTGCTCCCGGTAGAAGAAAGGCGTGATAACCAGAGCGGCATGGGCGCCGGCTTTAGCCGCCTCCCGGATCAGGTGGATGGTTTCCCGGGTGGATTCCATGCCTGCGCCGGCCAGGATAAGATGCTCGGGGCGGGCGTTTTCCCTCGTTCGTTCAATCAACTCGAGTTTTTCCCGCTCGTTCAGATAAACGGCTTCGCTGTTGGACCCCAGTACGAGATAGCCCCGCAGGCCGGCTTCATTCCAAAGCTGCACGTTGGCCGCATGGGCGGCAAAGTCTACTTCGCCGCTCTGCGTGAAGGGGGTGATCATGGGCGGAATTACTCCGGTAATGTTAATTTCTGGCATATTCTTATGAATGAACAGTGATCGACAGGAGCCGGCAAGTTATTAAATCTTCAGCACTTGCGCAGGACATCAATATAGTACAA
Coding sequences:
- a CDS encoding dihydrodipicolinate synthase family protein codes for the protein MPEINITGVIPPMITPFTQSGEVDFAAHAANVQLWNEAGLRGYLVLGSNSEAVYLNEREKLELIERTRENARPEHLILAGAGMESTRETIHLIREAAKAGAHAALVITPFFYREQMKDDAQIRHFQAIADASPIPVLMYNVTKYTGVNLSPRAVGELSKHPNIIGMKDSSGSIPQLVQYQKAAAGDFNILVGTASAWYPALALGVRAAIMALANCAPAECVRVQELFDKGQKTEAEAFYRRLFPVNQAVTAAYGVAGLKYACTLRGYRGGFVRSPLPELSGQQKEEVKGILEEAGLMG
- the fumC gene encoding class II fumarate hydratase — translated: MEYRKEKDSLGYVDVPADKYWAAQTQRSSENFRIGGHRMPEEVIRAFAILKKAAALTNLDLGVLEKEKADAMAQVCDEILAGKLEDQFPLVVWQTGSGTQSNMNVNEVVANRAHVLHGGKLTDEKKFLHPNDDVNKSQSSNDTFPTAMHIAAYKILVETTIPGIEALRDTLKEKSEKYMDVVKIGRTHFMDATPVTVGQELSGYVAQLNHGLRAIRNSLPHLAELALGGTAVGTGLNAPKGYDEKVAAKIAELTGLPFVTAPNKFESLAAHDAIVESHGALKTVAVSLMKIGNDIRMLASGPRCGIGELIIPANEPGSSIMPGKVNPTQSEALTMAMAQVMGNDVAINIGGMTGQFELNVFKPLMIFNFLTSARLIGDACNSFNEHCAVGIEPNYSRIKENLNNSLMLVTALNTHIGYDKAAEIAKKAHKEDKTLKAAAMELGYLTEEQFDEWVRPEGMV